In Neosynechococcus sphagnicola sy1, a single genomic region encodes these proteins:
- a CDS encoding MBL fold metallo-hydrolase produces the protein MMPKQPRAVFPGIAVPCPITFAFPPNRETLGATAYLIVENTGNILLDCPAWNPSNQEFLQSQGGVRSLMLTHRGAIAQVAAIQEALNCEVIIQEQEAYLLPGVTVTPFQHRLELQAGLSLIWTSGHTPGSACLYHPSGILFTGRHLLPTPQGQLAPIRTAKTFHWPRQIQSVRSLIQAFNPETLHGICPGGEPGVSAGGSPMLIRRTNDYGP, from the coding sequence GTGATGCCCAAACAACCACGGGCGGTCTTTCCAGGAATTGCGGTTCCCTGCCCCATAACCTTCGCATTCCCCCCCAATCGGGAGACGCTGGGGGCAACAGCCTATCTTATTGTAGAGAACACCGGCAATATCTTGCTGGACTGCCCTGCCTGGAATCCCTCGAATCAGGAGTTTTTGCAGTCCCAGGGAGGGGTGCGATCGCTGATGCTCACCCATCGCGGGGCGATCGCCCAGGTAGCAGCTATCCAGGAGGCTCTGAACTGCGAGGTGATTATTCAGGAACAGGAAGCCTATTTACTGCCCGGTGTCACGGTGACCCCGTTTCAACACCGCTTAGAACTGCAAGCCGGACTCTCCCTGATCTGGACCTCTGGACATACCCCCGGTTCTGCCTGCCTCTATCACCCCAGCGGCATCCTCTTCACCGGGCGGCATCTGTTACCCACCCCCCAGGGCCAACTGGCACCCATCCGCACCGCCAAGACCTTCCACTGGCCGCGACAAATCCAGAGTGTGCGATCGCTGATCCAAGCGTTCAATCCTGAAACGCTCCACGGGATTTGTCCCGGGGGCGAACCTGGGGTTTCTGCGGGGGGCAGTCCTATGTTGATCAGGCGTACCAACGACTACGGGCCTTAG